A window from Methylococcus mesophilus encodes these proteins:
- the holA gene encoding DNA polymerase III subunit delta → MRLKPEQLTGALERGLAPAYVLSGDEPLQLGEAADAIRAAARQRGYGLRELFHVERGLGWAAFLEACDSAPLFGDLRVLDLRVNAKPDKEGAAALLRYLEKPPPDAILVLTLPRLTREDLNAAWARVADSSGVVIQVWPLEGRELIGWLDRRMNRLGLLADQSGLRLLAARVEGNLLAAAQEIEKLAILYGAGRIEDEQIVSAVCDCARYDVFDVAEAMLDGHTGRTLRVLRGLEGEGVAPLVVLWALTRELRSLAAVQQEIARGRQVDGVMARQRIFDKRRDAFARAARRLSRDGVLNAIRLCARVDRIAKGLEPGDPWLGLSDVCLRIAAPR, encoded by the coding sequence TTGAGGCTGAAGCCTGAGCAGTTGACCGGGGCGCTCGAGCGCGGCTTGGCGCCTGCCTACGTCCTGTCCGGCGATGAGCCACTGCAACTGGGGGAAGCCGCGGACGCCATCCGGGCGGCAGCTCGCCAACGGGGCTATGGGCTTCGCGAGCTCTTCCACGTCGAGCGCGGGCTCGGCTGGGCGGCTTTTCTGGAGGCCTGCGACTCCGCTCCCCTGTTCGGGGACCTGCGTGTCCTGGATCTACGCGTCAATGCCAAGCCGGACAAAGAAGGCGCCGCCGCGCTGCTGCGTTACCTCGAAAAACCGCCGCCGGATGCGATCCTCGTACTTACCCTGCCGCGCCTGACCAGGGAAGACCTGAATGCAGCCTGGGCGAGGGTCGCCGACTCGTCCGGAGTAGTCATACAGGTTTGGCCGCTGGAAGGGCGCGAACTGATTGGCTGGCTGGACCGGCGGATGAACCGCTTGGGTCTGCTGGCGGACCAGTCCGGTCTTCGGCTTCTGGCCGCCCGGGTGGAGGGCAATCTGCTGGCGGCCGCTCAGGAAATCGAAAAGCTGGCCATTCTGTACGGCGCCGGCCGGATCGAAGACGAGCAGATCGTATCGGCGGTCTGTGATTGTGCGCGCTATGACGTGTTCGATGTCGCGGAGGCCATGCTAGACGGGCACACAGGCCGGACCTTGCGGGTTCTGCGCGGCCTCGAAGGGGAGGGCGTAGCACCGCTGGTGGTGTTGTGGGCGCTCACCCGCGAATTGCGGTCCCTGGCTGCGGTTCAACAGGAGATTGCGCGGGGTCGGCAGGTTGACGGTGTCATGGCAAGGCAGCGGATATTCGACAAGCGCAGGGACGCATTCGCCAGGGCTGCGAGGCGGCTCAGCCGTGACGGCGTGCTGAATGCCATCCGGCTATGTGCCCGAGTCGACCGGATAGCCAAAGGGTTGGAGCCAGGCGATCCCTGGCTCGGCCTCTCCGACGTCTGCCTCCGCATAGCCGCTCCACGTTGA
- a CDS encoding LPS-assembly lipoprotein LptE produces MNKASLRLSLILVASLTGCGFHLRGGETSDGAGQVLFLEQAGASRVASRLPDAIRLTGAQVTRNRVDAKGVIRILKETDERRTMSLNLGGRGNLFDLYTRVRYEVTTPQGEIIIPPQEVEVKREYFNNQLSPIGQGEEESLLRSEMEREVAETLVRRVLIEMSRTPGGKS; encoded by the coding sequence GTGAATAAGGCTTCCCTGCGTCTTTCCTTGATTCTCGTAGCTTCGCTGACCGGTTGCGGCTTCCATCTCCGTGGAGGCGAGACCTCGGACGGTGCCGGTCAGGTCCTCTTCCTGGAACAAGCCGGCGCCAGCCGCGTAGCCTCGAGGCTTCCGGACGCGATCCGTCTCACGGGTGCTCAGGTCACGCGCAATAGGGTCGACGCCAAAGGCGTGATCCGCATTCTCAAGGAAACCGACGAACGCCGCACGATGTCCTTGAACCTGGGCGGCCGCGGCAACTTGTTCGACCTCTATACGCGCGTGAGATACGAAGTCACGACGCCACAGGGCGAGATCATCATTCCGCCCCAGGAGGTCGAGGTGAAGCGTGAGTATTTCAACAATCAGCTCTCGCCGATCGGGCAGGGGGAGGAGGAGTCGCTGCTCAGGTCCGAAATGGAGCGGGAGGTCGCGGAAACCCTCGTTCGTCGCGTGCTCATCGAAATGAGCCGGACTCCCGGCGGCAAGTCTTGA